From a region of the uncultured Desulfatiglans sp. genome:
- a CDS encoding FAD binding domain in molybdopterin dehydrogenase — protein sequence MRMPKFEYHAPETLDAALQLLAEKGAGAHLLAGGTDLLVKMNHGMLKPKTVIALKGIPGLSAIKVDPQKGLTIGATVLLAEVAAHPDILRDYPAVAYAANKTANVQIRNMGTVAGNLCNAAPSADNAPTLVAMGGEAVLMGPKGERRLPLDRFFKGPGQTAMDPAEIMTAIHVPTPPPGAGVSYQHISARGKVDISAVCVGAMVTMDGNVCSEAAIVLGAVAPIPMRARKAEEILRGKEWSAELAREAAAAAEAEARPIADVRASAEYRKQMVAVLTRRALEEARARAAKR from the coding sequence ATGAGAATGCCTAAATTCGAATACCATGCACCGGAAACGCTGGATGCCGCCCTGCAGCTGCTGGCCGAAAAGGGCGCCGGCGCCCATCTCCTGGCCGGCGGGACGGACCTCCTGGTGAAGATGAACCACGGGATGTTGAAGCCGAAGACCGTGATCGCTTTGAAAGGGATCCCCGGTTTGAGCGCGATCAAGGTCGATCCGCAAAAGGGCCTGACGATCGGGGCGACCGTCCTCCTCGCGGAGGTCGCCGCGCATCCGGACATCCTTCGCGACTACCCGGCTGTAGCCTATGCCGCCAACAAAACGGCCAACGTCCAGATCCGCAACATGGGCACGGTGGCCGGAAACCTCTGTAACGCCGCCCCGTCCGCCGACAATGCCCCGACCCTCGTGGCTATGGGTGGGGAGGCCGTTCTGATGGGGCCGAAGGGTGAAAGGAGACTCCCCCTCGATCGATTTTTCAAAGGCCCGGGGCAGACGGCGATGGATCCGGCCGAGATCATGACCGCCATTCACGTTCCGACCCCGCCGCCGGGAGCCGGTGTTTCATACCAGCACATCTCCGCGCGCGGCAAGGTGGATATCTCGGCTGTTTGCGTCGGAGCGATGGTGACCATGGACGGGAACGTCTGCAGTGAGGCGGCTATTGTCCTCGGGGCGGTTGCCCCGATTCCCATGCGGGCGCGGAAGGCAGAGGAAATCCTTCGCGGAAAAGAATGGAGCGCCGAGCTGGCAAGGGAAGCGGCTGCAGCGGCTGAGGCCGAGGCGCGTCCGATCGCGGACGTCAGGGCGAGCGCCGAATATCGGAAACAGATGGTGGCGGTACTGACCCGCCGGGCGCTCGAAGAGGCCCGGGCCCGGGCTGCGAAACGGTAA
- the cutS gene encoding Carbon monoxide dehydrogenase small chain yields MKQQIELIVNGDRYSLLVEPWRTLNEVLRDDLNLTGTKLGCGSGDCGACTVIVDGRSVSSCLTLAVSVSGRDIRTVEGLARSGEELHAIQESFIENGAIQCGFCTAGMEMSAYYLLSHNPAPSEGEIRAGLSGNLCRCTGYNQIVEAIGVAAEKMRNQSKAGGER; encoded by the coding sequence ATGAAACAGCAGATCGAATTGATCGTCAACGGGGATCGCTACTCCCTTTTGGTGGAGCCGTGGCGGACTCTGAACGAAGTCCTGAGGGACGATTTGAATCTGACCGGAACCAAACTCGGATGCGGGTCCGGGGACTGCGGCGCCTGCACCGTCATCGTCGACGGTCGCAGCGTCAGTTCCTGCCTGACCCTGGCGGTTTCGGTGAGCGGAAGGGACATTCGCACCGTGGAGGGGCTTGCACGGTCGGGTGAGGAACTGCACGCGATCCAGGAATCGTTCATCGAAAACGGAGCGATCCAGTGCGGTTTCTGCACGGCGGGGATGGAGATGTCGGCCTATTATCTCCTGAGCCACAACCCTGCGCCGAGCGAAGGCGAGATCCGCGCGGGCCTTTCGGGCAACCTCTGCCGCTGCACGGGCTACAACCAGATCGTGGAAGCCATCGGGGTGGCCGCCGAAAAGATGCGCAACCAATCCAAAGCGGGGGGCGAGCGATGA
- a CDS encoding Acyl-CoA synthetase (AMP-forming)/AMP-acid ligase II has product MGLGDILRRSAAKFPNKDALVFGGRRLTYGELNRRVNRLTDSLLRTGLQKGDRVALLLHNCPEFIELYFACAKSGGILVPINNLLKEGELSYILDYIKPRFVFFDPEFIPFIQGIGPRAPFMEHPVVLNDRGSGFSVYEDFLGKGSADEPGVPISRDDIFSIFLTSGTTGRPKGAMRTHHHNLTNIMSCAIELGLTYDDRVLLLSPFYHVSFEDQIRHVLMSNTIVIKKEGSFDPREVLEILAAERITTAQFVPTMINAMLQAKDIETYDLGHFRLMPYAASPMPVELLKRAMQRFKCGFVQLYGQTETGPATTALRPEDHVLEGSEEQMARLASAGRAIVDCEVRIVDDEGDDVPVGEVGEIIVRTEAMTVGYWDLPEETAKTIRNGWLYTGDYGRRDAEGYVFIVDRKNDMIISGGKNIYPREVEEVIYGHEAVLEVAVVGIPDDYWGESVKALVVLKEGMHATEQEIIDLCKQKLASYKKPKSVEFRSDLPRNPTGKLLKRKIRDEFWQGRERRV; this is encoded by the coding sequence ATGGGCCTAGGAGATATTCTGAGGAGGAGCGCTGCAAAGTTCCCGAATAAGGACGCCCTGGTGTTCGGCGGGCGCCGGTTGACCTACGGGGAATTGAATCGGCGGGTCAACCGTTTGACGGACAGTCTGCTGCGGACAGGGCTCCAGAAAGGCGACCGGGTCGCCCTGCTTCTGCACAACTGCCCCGAGTTCATCGAACTCTATTTCGCCTGTGCAAAGTCCGGCGGTATCCTCGTTCCGATCAACAACCTTCTGAAAGAGGGGGAACTGAGCTATATTTTGGATTACATCAAGCCCCGGTTCGTCTTTTTTGATCCGGAGTTCATTCCGTTCATCCAGGGCATCGGGCCCAGGGCGCCCTTTATGGAGCACCCCGTGGTTCTGAATGACAGGGGTTCCGGATTCAGTGTCTACGAGGATTTCCTCGGAAAAGGTTCTGCCGATGAACCGGGTGTTCCGATCAGCCGAGACGATATCTTCAGCATCTTCCTCACATCCGGAACGACGGGCCGTCCGAAGGGGGCGATGCGGACCCACCATCACAATTTGACGAATATTATGAGTTGTGCTATTGAACTCGGGTTGACCTACGATGATCGGGTCCTGCTTCTGTCTCCGTTCTATCACGTCTCCTTCGAGGATCAGATCCGGCATGTGTTGATGTCCAACACGATCGTGATCAAGAAGGAAGGCAGCTTCGATCCCCGGGAGGTCCTGGAGATCCTGGCTGCGGAGCGCATCACCACCGCGCAGTTCGTCCCGACCATGATCAACGCCATGCTCCAGGCCAAGGACATCGAGACTTACGATCTGGGGCATTTCAGGCTGATGCCCTATGCCGCCTCGCCCATGCCGGTCGAACTGTTGAAGCGGGCCATGCAGCGCTTTAAGTGCGGCTTTGTGCAGCTTTATGGTCAGACTGAAACGGGTCCGGCCACGACCGCGCTGAGACCGGAGGACCATGTGCTCGAAGGCAGCGAGGAGCAGATGGCCCGCCTGGCATCAGCCGGCCGCGCGATCGTCGACTGCGAGGTCCGGATCGTCGATGATGAAGGAGACGATGTGCCGGTAGGCGAGGTCGGCGAGATCATCGTGCGGACGGAGGCCATGACGGTCGGCTATTGGGACCTGCCCGAAGAAACCGCCAAGACCATCCGCAATGGATGGTTGTACACCGGTGATTACGGCCGGCGCGACGCGGAGGGTTATGTCTTCATCGTCGACCGGAAAAACGACATGATTATCAGCGGGGGCAAAAACATCTACCCCCGGGAGGTGGAGGAGGTCATCTACGGCCACGAGGCGGTGCTCGAGGTGGCGGTGGTGGGGATTCCTGACGACTACTGGGGGGAATCGGTCAAGGCCCTGGTGGTGCTGAAGGAAGGGATGCATGCCACGGAGCAGGAGATCATCGACTTGTGCAAGCAGAAATTGGCCAGTTACAAGAAACCCAAGTCGGTGGAGTTCAGGTCCGATCTGCCGCGCAACCCGACGGGTAAGCTTCTGAAGCGCAAGATCCGCGACGAATTCTGGCAGGGGCGCGAAAGACGGGTCTGA
- a CDS encoding Response regulator receiver domain protein, whose protein sequence is MIVPFTEKEANGIPMKQKNLLEGKKILLVDDEPDVLDALSELLTMCHLVTATSFEEARKRLETEYFDIAILDIMGVDGYALLDIAVKREVVPVMLTAHALTPEDAARSWRGGAASYLPKEEMANLEIFLNDVLEAREKGQSPWWRWFERLGSYYDRKFGVGWTEKDKDMWNKIKYGV, encoded by the coding sequence ATGATTGTTCCATTTACGGAGAAGGAAGCCAACGGTATCCCCATGAAGCAGAAAAATCTTCTTGAAGGCAAGAAAATCCTTCTGGTTGACGATGAGCCAGATGTCTTGGATGCATTGTCAGAATTGCTGACGATGTGTCATCTCGTGACCGCAACGAGTTTCGAAGAGGCGAGAAAAAGACTTGAAACCGAATATTTCGATATCGCTATCCTCGATATCATGGGCGTGGACGGGTATGCCCTTCTTGACATCGCCGTCAAGCGGGAGGTGGTGCCGGTCATGCTGACTGCGCATGCATTGACTCCGGAGGATGCCGCCCGCTCTTGGCGCGGCGGTGCCGCCTCGTATCTGCCGAAGGAAGAAATGGCGAACCTCGAGATCTTCCTGAACGATGTCCTCGAGGCGAGAGAGAAGGGGCAAAGCCCCTGGTGGCGATGGTTCGAGAGATTGGGGTCCTACTATGACCGGAAGTTCGGGGTGGGTTGGACGGAGAAGGACAAGGACATGTGGAACAAGATCAAATACGGAGTGTAA
- a CDS encoding conserved membrane hypothetical protein (Evidence 4 : Unknown function but conserved in other organisms) → MLMLAFAIGLLLILIFMRIPVFLSLFLSGFVCFMLFAPVPMAVIGQILIKKLDNYSLIAIPFFIFLGNIMVRGESAKRLVDLVFAIVSPLRGGLPIAAVNSCGLFGAISGSSISTLVTIGGIIMPALDENRYERRFSVGILTASSILGIIIPPSVPMIIFAMIAGTSVNRVFVAGILPGLLIMVLLSLYAYGYGRLKRQSATQFMGLRHMGRTFWRAGWSLLLPLILYVGIYTGVFTVTEASVVAAAYAILIETLLYRQVSFKEIWRLAVQSGILSGTLVIIIAGAMTLGEFIVLQDLPNVLVDTTMRYISQPWIFVFMTVVLVLVIGTFLDIIGALAILTPVMLPLSKAYGMDPVHFGIILCLGFGIGYITPPLGLLLYTAVAVMKEKFTFICRSIMPPLIVYVVILFLVAYIPQLSLWLPHVLYD, encoded by the coding sequence ATGCTGATGCTCGCTTTTGCCATTGGGTTATTGCTCATTCTGATCTTCATGCGGATCCCCGTCTTTCTGTCCCTTTTCCTGTCGGGGTTCGTCTGTTTCATGCTCTTTGCGCCGGTGCCGATGGCGGTCATCGGGCAGATCCTGATCAAGAAGCTCGATAATTACTCGCTGATCGCCATCCCCTTCTTCATCTTCCTTGGCAATATCATGGTGCGCGGGGAGAGTGCGAAGCGGCTGGTGGACCTCGTTTTTGCGATCGTTTCCCCGTTGCGCGGGGGGCTGCCGATCGCCGCGGTCAACTCGTGCGGGCTGTTCGGTGCGATTTCAGGGTCGAGTATCTCCACCCTTGTCACCATCGGCGGGATCATTATGCCGGCCCTGGACGAAAACCGTTATGAAAGGCGGTTTTCGGTCGGTATTCTCACGGCTTCCTCGATCCTGGGCATCATCATCCCTCCAAGCGTTCCCATGATCATCTTCGCCATGATCGCCGGCACCTCCGTCAACCGAGTGTTCGTGGCGGGCATCCTTCCGGGTTTGCTCATCATGGTGTTGCTTTCGCTGTACGCCTACGGCTACGGCCGGTTGAAGAGGCAGTCTGCGACGCAGTTCATGGGGTTGAGGCACATGGGGCGGACTTTCTGGAGAGCGGGGTGGTCGCTGTTGCTGCCCCTGATCCTTTATGTCGGGATCTACACCGGTGTCTTTACGGTGACCGAGGCGTCCGTCGTGGCGGCAGCCTATGCGATCCTGATCGAAACGCTCCTGTACCGGCAGGTCTCCTTCAAGGAGATCTGGCGTCTGGCAGTCCAGTCCGGGATTCTGAGCGGCACGCTGGTCATTATCATAGCCGGGGCCATGACCCTCGGAGAGTTCATCGTGCTGCAAGATCTTCCGAACGTGCTGGTCGACACGACGATGCGATATATTTCGCAGCCCTGGATCTTCGTGTTCATGACGGTCGTTCTGGTACTCGTCATCGGCACGTTTCTGGACATTATCGGGGCCCTGGCGATCCTGACGCCGGTGATGTTGCCGCTTTCCAAGGCCTACGGCATGGATCCGGTGCACTTCGGCATCATTCTCTGCCTCGGGTTCGGGATCGGTTACATTACGCCGCCCCTCGGTTTGCTCCTGTACACTGCGGTCGCTGTGATGAAGGAAAAGTTCACGTTCATCTGCCGGTCCATCATGCCGCCCCTGATCGTGTATGTGGTGATCTTGTTCCTCGTCGCGTACATTCCACAGTTGTCATTGTGGCTGCCGCATGTTCTCTATGATTGA
- a CDS encoding putative Tripartite ATP-independent periplasmic transporter DctQ component (Evidence 3 : Putative function from multiple computational evidences), whose product MTRRIDKFLTVLEEYGIGMCMLVSLVILVVNVILRYLFHASLSWPAELSTYLMILLVYLGSSAGIKHDSELKVDFIVDVFPRTGKFFAVWLNIVRLAACVIFFWAGISVVQMEYAFSNVSPTLRLPLWILFGVLPFAAVLFAVRTLLSFREIFADRSTGKQEG is encoded by the coding sequence GTGACACGGCGGATCGATAAATTCCTGACTGTGCTCGAAGAGTACGGCATCGGCATGTGTATGCTCGTCTCGTTGGTCATACTTGTTGTCAATGTAATCCTTCGTTACCTCTTTCATGCATCCCTTTCCTGGCCGGCCGAATTGTCCACCTATCTGATGATCCTTCTCGTATACCTCGGATCGAGCGCCGGCATCAAACACGACTCGGAGCTCAAGGTCGATTTCATCGTCGATGTCTTCCCCCGCACCGGGAAATTCTTTGCCGTCTGGTTGAATATCGTCCGGCTGGCGGCCTGCGTCATCTTTTTCTGGGCGGGGATATCCGTGGTTCAGATGGAATACGCCTTCAGCAATGTCAGCCCTACCCTGCGCCTTCCGCTATGGATCCTCTTCGGCGTTTTGCCTTTTGCGGCGGTGCTTTTCGCTGTCAGAACGCTGTTGAGCTTTCGTGAAATCTTTGCGGACCGGTCTACCGGGAAACAAGAGGGCTAG
- a CDS encoding putative Extracellular solute-binding protein, family 7 (Evidence 3 : Putative function from multiple computational evidences) yields the protein MRKGCWTLLGIVVISIGFIAASATAAEYKMRLAHMTPLIESHARAGVWIKDEIEKRSKGRMEVQYFHSFQLGNTIEITKKCQMGMIEAAYTNGNILPDMAPEFGIGYCPYVLDSYEKWTKFLANDELRNELFQYGEKRTGLMFVDQMWFGRYVIASTKPINTFEEVGKLKFRCTESQINLDWWKAWGVNADTMPWPEVYPALNQKVIDGIEQSKTAIHFLKVDDLTKYILHTDHVVGTWYIVLNKKWYDNLPEDLKTLVVQVIREASAQARVAQLYDECRVIAPMKEKGVTFTPLKPEEDAKFRQAVKEKVWPKWRERIGAEWFDKVVEFLKDVEKSPPME from the coding sequence ATGAGAAAAGGGTGTTGGACCCTGCTGGGGATCGTCGTCATAAGTATCGGGTTTATCGCTGCCAGCGCAACGGCCGCTGAATACAAGATGCGCCTTGCCCACATGACGCCGCTCATCGAATCGCATGCCAGGGCCGGGGTTTGGATCAAGGACGAGATCGAAAAACGCTCGAAGGGCCGGATGGAGGTTCAGTATTTCCACAGCTTCCAACTGGGCAATACGATCGAGATCACCAAGAAATGCCAGATGGGCATGATCGAGGCAGCCTACACCAATGGAAATATCCTGCCCGATATGGCCCCCGAGTTCGGTATCGGTTACTGCCCCTATGTCCTGGATTCCTATGAAAAATGGACCAAGTTCCTGGCGAATGACGAACTGCGGAACGAACTCTTCCAATATGGGGAAAAGCGCACCGGTCTCATGTTTGTCGACCAGATGTGGTTCGGCCGTTATGTCATCGCAAGCACCAAACCGATCAACACGTTTGAAGAAGTTGGAAAGCTGAAGTTCCGCTGTACGGAATCGCAGATCAATCTCGACTGGTGGAAGGCCTGGGGGGTGAACGCCGACACCATGCCGTGGCCCGAGGTTTATCCGGCGCTGAATCAGAAGGTGATCGACGGGATCGAACAATCGAAAACGGCGATCCACTTTCTCAAGGTGGACGACCTGACCAAGTACATCCTGCACACCGACCATGTCGTCGGGACTTGGTACATCGTCTTGAACAAAAAATGGTACGACAATCTGCCGGAGGATCTGAAGACCCTGGTGGTGCAGGTCATCCGTGAGGCGTCAGCCCAGGCGCGTGTGGCCCAGCTCTACGACGAATGCAGGGTGATCGCTCCGATGAAGGAGAAAGGGGTTACCTTTACACCGCTGAAACCGGAGGAGGATGCCAAGTTCAGGCAGGCAGTGAAGGAGAAGGTCTGGCCGAAGTGGCGCGAGCGGATCGGCGCCGAGTGGTTCGATAAGGTGGTGGAATTTTTGAAGGATGTGGAGAAGAGCCCTCCGATGGAATAA